A portion of the Oscillospiraceae bacterium genome contains these proteins:
- a CDS encoding AbrB/MazE/SpoVT family DNA-binding domain-containing protein, with protein MKATGIVRRIDELGRVVIPKEIRRTQRIRRGDPLEIFTTGDGEVIFKKYSPIGEMSTVAAQYTEVLNKSFALTAFVADRDHILAVSGAGRRELADRSISQPLEKLMDARRPYRNEGEPDRALMPCEGAARVLLCAVPIIAAGDVAGAVGLLTEDRTATPDEAQCKAVSVAAAFLAKQMEE; from the coding sequence ATGAAAGCAACCGGAATCGTCCGCCGCATTGATGAACTGGGCCGGGTGGTCATCCCCAAGGAGATCCGCCGCACCCAGCGCATCCGGCGCGGGGACCCACTGGAGATCTTTACCACCGGGGACGGGGAAGTGATCTTCAAAAAGTATTCGCCCATCGGGGAGATGAGCACTGTAGCCGCCCAGTACACCGAGGTGCTCAACAAGAGCTTTGCCCTCACCGCCTTTGTGGCCGACCGGGACCACATTCTGGCCGTGAGCGGGGCAGGCCGGCGGGAACTGGCCGACCGCAGCATCAGCCAGCCGCTGGAAAAGCTCATGGACGCCCGCCGCCCCTACCGGAACGAGGGCGAGCCGGACCGGGCCCTGATGCCCTGCGAAGGGGCCGCCCGGGTGCTGCTGTGCGCGGTGCCCATCATCGCGGCGGGGGACGTGGCCGGTGCGGTGGGGCTGCTGACCGAGGACCGCACCGCCACGCCGGACGAAGCCCAGTGTAAGGCCGTGAGCGTGGCGGCGGCCTTTCTGGCAAAGCAGATGGAAGAGTAA
- the dnaK gene encoding molecular chaperone DnaK — translation MSKIIGIDLGTTNSCVAVMEGGEPVVIANSEGARTTPSVVGFTKTGDRLVGQVAKRQAITNPENTVASIKRYMGTDHKVTLNGKEYTPQQVSAMILQKLKADAEAYLGEPVTEAVITVPAYFNDSQRQATKDAGTIAGLNVRRIINEPTAASLAYGIDKEEDQKIMVYDLGGGTFDVSIIEMGDGVTEVLATNGDTHLGGDDFDQRIIDWMADAFQTENGIDLRKDKMAAQRLKEAAEKAKIELSSAMSSQINLPFITADATGPKHLDMTLTRAKFNELTADLVDRTMGPVRKALQDAGLRPSDLKKVLMVGGSTRIPAVYDAVKKELNCEPFKGINPDECVAVGAAIQGGVLQGDVKGLLLLDVTPLSLGIETLGGVCTKIIDRNTTIPTHKSQVFSTAADNQPSVEVNVLQGEREFARDNKSLGVFHLDGIAPAPRGVPQIEVTFDIDANGIVKVSAKDLGTGKEQNITITASTNMSKEDIDKAVKEAEQFAADDKKKREEVDIRNGADQMVFQTEKMLKENGDKLPADVKSDAEAKLADLKTAVQSGSIDDIKAKQEALSQVFEKMYQAAAAAQQAAGAQPGPDAGASNNQQKPNDDGVVDADFKEV, via the coding sequence ATGAGTAAGATCATTGGTATCGACCTTGGTACTACCAACAGCTGCGTGGCTGTCATGGAGGGCGGCGAGCCCGTTGTCATCGCAAACTCTGAGGGTGCACGCACCACCCCGTCTGTGGTCGGCTTTACCAAGACCGGCGACCGTCTGGTCGGCCAGGTCGCAAAGCGTCAGGCCATCACCAACCCCGAAAATACCGTGGCTTCCATCAAGCGTTACATGGGCACCGACCACAAGGTGACCCTGAACGGCAAGGAGTACACTCCCCAGCAGGTCAGCGCTATGATCCTGCAGAAGCTGAAGGCTGACGCCGAGGCTTACCTGGGCGAGCCTGTTACCGAGGCCGTCATCACCGTGCCTGCCTACTTCAACGACAGCCAGCGTCAGGCCACCAAGGATGCCGGCACCATCGCAGGCCTGAACGTCCGCCGTATCATCAACGAGCCCACTGCCGCTTCTCTGGCATACGGCATTGATAAGGAAGAGGACCAGAAGATCATGGTCTACGACCTGGGCGGCGGCACCTTTGATGTGTCCATCATTGAGATGGGCGACGGCGTGACCGAGGTCCTGGCCACCAACGGTGATACCCACCTGGGCGGCGATGATTTCGACCAGCGCATCATCGACTGGATGGCAGACGCCTTCCAGACCGAGAACGGCATCGACCTGCGCAAGGACAAGATGGCTGCACAGCGTCTGAAGGAAGCTGCCGAGAAGGCAAAGATCGAGCTGTCCAGCGCGATGAGCAGCCAGATCAACCTGCCCTTCATCACTGCCGACGCTACCGGCCCCAAGCATCTGGATATGACCCTGACCCGCGCAAAGTTCAACGAACTGACCGCAGATCTGGTCGACCGTACCATGGGCCCCGTCCGCAAGGCTCTGCAGGATGCAGGCCTGCGTCCCTCTGACCTGAAGAAGGTCCTGATGGTCGGCGGCTCCACCCGTATCCCCGCTGTCTACGATGCCGTCAAGAAGGAACTGAACTGCGAGCCCTTCAAGGGCATCAACCCCGATGAGTGCGTGGCCGTGGGTGCTGCCATCCAGGGCGGCGTGCTGCAGGGCGATGTCAAGGGCCTGCTGCTGCTGGATGTCACCCCGCTGAGCCTGGGCATTGAGACTCTGGGCGGCGTGTGCACCAAGATCATTGACCGCAACACCACCATCCCCACCCACAAGAGCCAGGTGTTCTCCACCGCAGCCGACAACCAGCCCTCTGTTGAGGTCAACGTGCTGCAGGGCGAGCGTGAGTTTGCCCGCGACAACAAGAGCCTGGGTGTCTTCCACCTGGATGGCATCGCTCCGGCTCCCCGTGGTGTGCCTCAGATCGAAGTTACCTTCGATATCGACGCCAACGGCATCGTGAAGGTCAGCGCAAAGGATCTGGGCACCGGCAAGGAGCAGAACATCACCATCACTGCTTCCACCAACATGTCCAAGGAGGACATCGACAAGGCTGTGAAGGAAGCTGAGCAGTTTGCTGCCGACGATAAGAAGAAGCGTGAAGAGGTCGATATCCGCAACGGTGCCGACCAGATGGTGTTCCAGACCGAGAAGATGCTGAAGGAGAACGGCGACAAGCTGCCCGCAGACGTCAAGAGCGATGCCGAGGCAAAGCTGGCCGACCTCAAGACTGCCGTGCAGTCCGGCTCCATCGACGACATCAAGGCAAAGCAGGAAGCTCTGAGCCAGGTGTTCGAGAAGATGTACCAGGCAGCTGCTGCCGCACAGCAGGCTGCAGGCGCACAGCCCGGCCCCGACGCAGGTGCTTCCAACAACCAGCAGAAGCCCAACGATGACGGTGTCGTGGATGCCGACTTCAAGGAAGTCTGA
- a CDS encoding nucleotide exchange factor GrpE, translating to MSEETKKTAPAAEAEQQPAAAPEATAEQAAPAQEPAAEEAADPKDDKKKDGGWFNKKAREMEAVKAKLDAAEQNAAQAKEQLLRMAAEYDNYRKRSTREADQKFNDGISFAVNQIIPILDTLDMAANAPTTDENYKKGVVMTLDKAAKALEALHVEEIEALGKPFDPNFMNAVQQIPAPDGQESGTVVTVYQKGYKLGDKIVRHATVVVAE from the coding sequence ATGAGCGAAGAAACCAAAAAGACTGCTCCCGCTGCGGAAGCAGAGCAGCAGCCCGCCGCCGCTCCGGAGGCAACGGCAGAGCAGGCAGCTCCCGCACAGGAGCCCGCCGCAGAAGAAGCTGCCGACCCGAAGGACGACAAGAAAAAGGACGGCGGCTGGTTCAACAAGAAGGCCCGCGAGATGGAAGCCGTCAAGGCTAAGCTGGACGCGGCCGAGCAGAACGCCGCACAGGCCAAGGAACAGCTGCTGCGCATGGCTGCCGAGTACGACAACTACCGCAAGCGCTCCACCCGCGAAGCCGACCAGAAGTTCAACGACGGCATTTCCTTTGCCGTGAACCAGATCATCCCCATTCTCGACACGCTGGATATGGCAGCCAACGCTCCTACCACCGACGAGAACTACAAGAAGGGTGTGGTCATGACGCTGGACAAAGCCGCCAAGGCGCTGGAAGCCCTCCATGTGGAGGAGATCGAAGCGCTGGGCAAGCCCTTTGACCCCAACTTCATGAACGCCGTGCAGCAGATCCCCGCCCCGGACGGGCAGGAGAGCGGCACGGTGGTCACCGTCTACCAGAAGGGTTACAAGCTGGGCGACAAGATCGTCCGCCATGCGACCGTTGTGGTGGCCGAATAA
- a CDS encoding aminoacetone oxidase family FAD-binding enzyme, giving the protein MAHILILGGGAAGLAAALAAAQTDPTARVTVLERSPRPGKKLLATGNGRCNLDNEGITPESYSSADRAALDALLRTVNAADPLGWFRTLGLYTRTDETGRVYPYSNQAADVLALLEHHLARCSVEVRTGCTVQILSQSRGGYVVLFSNADGADESLRADAVVCAMGGSAGPQFGTDGFGPRFAAQCGGALAPLYPCLTALQCAKPDKRLAGIRAKAHAALYSGSTLLADYRGEVQFTDYGLSGICIMDLTRHLTPAVKKPAVELDLFPDIAEDALSALFAARVPLLPGDTAADFWMGLLNAKLGRALWQAAGLPDADVHRLSAAQWQKLAHIAKHWRFEGLTPCGWKQAQVTGGGLALTELEPDFQFKGCPGLYFVGETLDCTGRCGGYNLHWAFGSGLAAGRSAAKPRRAVPSQKPPRKKKH; this is encoded by the coding sequence ATGGCACACATCCTCATTCTGGGCGGCGGGGCCGCCGGGCTGGCGGCCGCTCTGGCTGCCGCGCAGACAGACCCCACAGCCCGCGTCACGGTGCTGGAGCGCAGCCCCCGCCCGGGCAAAAAGCTGCTGGCCACCGGCAACGGCCGCTGCAACCTCGACAACGAGGGCATCACGCCGGAAAGCTATTCTTCTGCTGACCGCGCCGCGCTGGACGCGCTGCTGCGCACGGTGAACGCCGCCGACCCACTGGGCTGGTTCCGTACGCTGGGCCTTTACACCCGCACCGATGAGACCGGCCGGGTATACCCCTACTCCAATCAGGCCGCCGACGTGCTGGCCCTGCTGGAGCATCATCTGGCCCGCTGCAGCGTGGAGGTGCGTACCGGCTGCACCGTGCAGATCCTGAGCCAGAGCCGGGGCGGCTATGTGGTGCTGTTCTCCAACGCGGACGGTGCCGACGAGAGCTTACGGGCCGATGCCGTGGTCTGTGCCATGGGCGGCAGTGCCGGGCCGCAGTTCGGCACCGACGGCTTCGGCCCCCGGTTCGCCGCCCAGTGCGGCGGTGCACTGGCCCCGCTGTACCCCTGCCTGACCGCTTTGCAGTGTGCAAAGCCGGACAAGCGTCTGGCCGGCATCCGGGCCAAGGCCCACGCCGCCCTGTACAGCGGCAGCACCCTGCTGGCAGATTACCGGGGCGAGGTGCAGTTCACCGACTACGGCCTGTCCGGCATCTGCATCATGGACCTGACCCGCCACCTGACCCCGGCGGTGAAAAAACCTGCCGTGGAGCTGGACCTCTTCCCGGACATTGCCGAGGACGCACTTTCCGCGCTGTTCGCCGCCCGCGTACCCCTGCTGCCGGGCGATACGGCGGCAGACTTCTGGATGGGCCTGCTGAACGCCAAGTTGGGCCGTGCCCTGTGGCAGGCCGCCGGCCTGCCGGACGCCGATGTGCACCGGCTCTCCGCCGCCCAGTGGCAGAAGCTGGCCCACATCGCCAAGCACTGGCGGTTCGAGGGCCTGACCCCCTGCGGCTGGAAGCAGGCGCAGGTCACCGGCGGCGGCCTTGCCCTCACCGAGCTGGAACCGGACTTCCAGTTCAAGGGCTGCCCCGGCCTTTACTTTGTGGGCGAAACACTGGACTGCACCGGCCGCTGCGGCGGCTACAACCTGCACTGGGCTTTTGGCAGCGGCCTTGCCGCCGGGCGCAGTGCGGCAAAACCGCGCCGGGCTGTACCGTCCCAGAAGCCTCCCCGCAAAAAGAAACATTGA
- the dnaJ gene encoding molecular chaperone DnaJ yields the protein MAQEKRDYYEVLGVSKTATDAEIKKAYRKLAMKYHPDYNPGDKEAEEKFKEVNEANEVLSDPKKRQLYDQYGFAGVDPAYAAQNGGGPGAGGFGGFGGDGVDLGDIFGDIFGGGFGGFGGSSRRANPNAPRKGQDIRVRITLSFDEAVHGCKKNITITRQQECTECHGSGCAAGTSPETCPDCGGRGFVIRQQRTPFGVMQTQQPCSRCGGKGKLVKNPCKVCHGSGKVATKKTLEVSIPMGIDDDQSFALRGMGDAGANGGPSGDVIVMVTVRPSEVFQRDGYDVWVTVPITYSQAVLGDEIQVPSIDGKVEYTVPEGTQSGTTFRLRGKGIQYLNGRGRGDMYVKCEVEIPKKLNKTQREALKKFEGTLKEENYEKRKGFFKKLKDMFNA from the coding sequence ATGGCACAGGAAAAACGTGATTATTACGAGGTGCTGGGGGTATCCAAAACGGCGACGGACGCGGAGATCAAAAAGGCCTACCGCAAGCTCGCTATGAAGTACCACCCGGACTACAACCCCGGCGACAAGGAAGCCGAGGAAAAGTTCAAGGAGGTCAATGAGGCCAACGAGGTGCTTTCGGACCCGAAAAAGCGCCAGCTGTACGACCAGTACGGTTTTGCAGGCGTTGACCCGGCCTACGCAGCCCAGAACGGCGGCGGCCCCGGTGCGGGCGGCTTTGGCGGTTTTGGCGGCGACGGTGTGGACCTGGGCGACATCTTCGGCGATATCTTCGGCGGCGGTTTCGGCGGCTTTGGCGGTTCGTCCCGTCGGGCCAATCCCAACGCCCCCCGCAAGGGTCAGGACATCCGTGTGCGCATCACCCTGAGCTTTGACGAGGCCGTGCACGGCTGCAAGAAGAACATCACCATCACCCGTCAGCAGGAGTGCACCGAGTGCCACGGCAGCGGCTGCGCCGCCGGCACCAGCCCCGAGACCTGCCCGGACTGCGGCGGCCGCGGCTTCGTGATCCGTCAGCAGCGCACGCCCTTTGGTGTGATGCAGACCCAGCAGCCCTGCTCCCGCTGCGGCGGCAAGGGCAAGCTGGTCAAGAACCCCTGCAAGGTCTGCCATGGCAGCGGCAAGGTGGCCACCAAAAAGACGCTGGAGGTGTCCATCCCCATGGGCATCGACGACGACCAGAGCTTTGCACTGCGCGGCATGGGCGATGCCGGTGCCAACGGCGGCCCCTCCGGTGATGTGATCGTCATGGTCACCGTGCGGCCCAGCGAGGTGTTCCAGCGTGACGGCTACGACGTGTGGGTCACGGTGCCCATCACCTACAGCCAGGCGGTGCTGGGCGACGAGATCCAGGTGCCGTCCATCGATGGCAAGGTGGAGTACACCGTGCCGGAGGGCACCCAGAGCGGCACCACCTTCCGCCTGCGCGGCAAGGGCATCCAGTACCTGAACGGCCGCGGCCGCGGCGACATGTACGTCAAGTGCGAGGTGGAGATCCCCAAAAAGCTGAACAAGACCCAGCGTGAGGCCCTGAAGAAATTTGAGGGCACCCTGAAAGAAGAGAACTACGAAAAGCGCAAGGGCTTCTTCAAAAAGCTGAAGGATATGT
- the hrcA gene encoding heat-inducible transcriptional repressor HrcA: MTMDARKQRVLQAIVALYGLEGEPVGSSVLANYFDMAVSSATLRNEMAALTKLGLLEQPHTSAGRVPSAKGYRYYLDNLLTDDQPLDRVTRARVDAVFASLDHEPEKLAQGAARALAAISGCTAAVSTPCAEDLCIAHYEVVQVGRSAAAVLAVTTAGYVRTRVARVRSGLSREKAAALAALLNHSLTFVAPVDLSGRMLAELCSQIDPELVPVISAAAAILQDSVKPHVFLGGEQHLLDWPQLDGKVGDILTLLNDEEQAAGLIAPPADRNESVLLGEDLEPQIPGMCIVSDRYLVGGGLWGSIALIGPTRMPFQKLMPLLHYFADQLGEGMSGKRKDTPQAAAPRRTVIYKEDLE, translated from the coding sequence ATGACGATGGATGCACGCAAACAACGCGTTTTGCAGGCGATCGTGGCGCTGTATGGTCTCGAAGGTGAGCCCGTGGGCAGCAGTGTGCTGGCCAACTACTTTGACATGGCTGTGTCCAGCGCCACCCTTCGCAATGAAATGGCGGCGCTGACAAAGCTGGGCCTGCTGGAACAGCCCCACACCAGTGCGGGCCGCGTGCCCAGCGCCAAGGGCTACCGTTATTATCTCGACAATCTGCTGACGGACGATCAGCCGCTGGACCGCGTGACCCGCGCCCGGGTGGATGCCGTGTTCGCCAGCCTTGATCATGAACCGGAAAAGTTGGCACAGGGTGCCGCCAGAGCGCTGGCCGCCATCAGCGGCTGTACCGCCGCGGTCAGCACCCCCTGCGCCGAGGACCTGTGCATCGCCCATTACGAGGTGGTGCAGGTGGGCCGCAGCGCAGCCGCTGTGCTGGCGGTGACCACCGCCGGTTACGTCCGCACCCGTGTGGCGCGGGTGCGCAGCGGCCTCTCCCGTGAGAAAGCCGCTGCCCTGGCCGCACTGCTGAACCACAGCCTGACCTTTGTGGCGCCGGTGGATCTGTCCGGCCGGATGCTGGCCGAGCTGTGCAGTCAGATCGACCCGGAACTGGTGCCCGTCATCAGCGCCGCCGCCGCCATCCTGCAGGACTCGGTCAAACCCCACGTCTTTCTGGGCGGCGAGCAGCACCTGCTGGACTGGCCGCAGCTGGACGGCAAGGTGGGCGACATCCTCACCCTGCTGAACGACGAGGAACAGGCCGCTGGCCTCATCGCACCCCCCGCAGACCGCAATGAGAGCGTGCTGCTGGGCGAGGATCTGGAGCCGCAGATCCCCGGCATGTGCATCGTGAGCGACCGGTATCTGGTGGGCGGAGGCCTGTGGGGCTCCATTGCCCTGATCGGCCCCACCCGGATGCCCTTCCAGAAGCTGATGCCGCTGCTGCATTACTTTGCAGACCAGCTGGGCGAGGGCATGAGCGGCAAACGAAAAGACACCCCGCAGGCTGCCGCACCCCGGCGGACTGTGATCTATAAGGAGGATCTGGAATGA